One genomic window of Piliocolobus tephrosceles isolate RC106 chromosome 19, ASM277652v3, whole genome shotgun sequence includes the following:
- the RTL6 gene encoding retrotransposon Gag-like protein 6, which produces MVQPQTSKAESPASAASPNAQVDDVIDTLTSLRLTNSALRREASTLRAEKANLTNMLESVMAELTLLRTRARIPGALQITPPISAITSNGTRPMTTPPTSLPEPFSGDPGQLAGFLMQMDRFMIFQASRFPGEAERVAFLVSRLTGEAEKWAIPHMQPDSPLRNNYQGFLAELRRTYKSPLRHARRAQIRKTSASNRAVRERQMLCRQLAAAGTGPCPVHPASNGTSPAPALPVRARNL; this is translated from the coding sequence ATGGTGCAGCCGCAGACGTCCAAAGCTGAAAGCCCGGCCTCGGCAGCGTCTCCGAACGCCCAGGTGGATGATGTTATTGACACCCTGACCTCCCTGCGCCTCACCAACTCAGCGCTGAGGCGGGAGGCCTCCACCCTGCGGGCAGAGAAGGCCAATCTCACCAACATGCTGGAGAGCGTGATGGCAGAGCTGACCTTGTTACGCACCAGGGCGCGGATCCCGGGGGCTCTGCAGATCACCCCGCCCATCTCTGCAATTACTTCAAACGGGACTCGACCCATGACCACACCTCCAACCTCTCTGCCCGAGCCCTTTTCCGGGGACCCAGGCCAGTTGGCGGGGTTCCTGATGCAGATGGACAGATTCATGATCTTCCAGGCCTCTCGCTTCCCGGGTGAGGCCGAGCGCGTGGCCTTCCTTGTGTCTCGACTGACTGGGGAGGCGGAGAAGTGGGCTATCCCCCACATGCAACCTGACAGCCCCTTGCGCAACAACTATCAGGGGTTCCTGGCAGAGTTGCGGAGAACCTACAAGTCTCCGCTCAGGCATGCGCGGCGCGCCCAAATCAGGAAGACTTCTGCCTCTAACAGGGCCGTGCGAGAGAGGCAGATGCTCTGCCGTCAGCTGGCCGCTGCGGGCACGGGGCCTTGCCCAGTGCATCCAGCTTCCAACGGGACTAGTCCAGCGCCAGCCCTGCCTGTCCGAGCACGGAATCTTTAA